The Vitis vinifera cultivar Pinot Noir 40024 chromosome 1, ASM3070453v1 DNA segment CCAAGTGAGCAATAGGAAGAAAAAACCTCCACACAAGAATTCTGGAGGCTCTAAGCAATTCAAGAGGAAAGGGAATTTGAGTCAAGGAGCCTTTAATGCATCTGCTTCTTCTAATGCTACAAAGAATGAGAAATTTAAGGGGAAGTGCAATTTTTGCCACAAGATTGGGCACAAGCAAGTTGATTGcttcaagtttaaaaattgactaaagaagaagaagaaatgtaAAATTGTGGTTATGGTTAATATGAATGCAAACATCATTGAGACTAATATTGTCGATGTTCATGTCAATTCTTGGTGGTTAGATATTGATGCCACTATTCATGTTACTAATTCTTTGTAGGAGATGACAAACAAAAGGAAACCGTCAAAGCATGAAGAATGTGTATATGGGTGATGGAAGCAAAGTGAAAGTAGAATTTTTTGGCATGATAAAGCTAAGATTGGACACTGAAAGCTTTTTATTATTACAAGATGTTGCTTACATACCCTCACTTAGGAGGAATTTGATTTCTATATCTATTTTGGATAGACAAGGTTACTCTTTTCACTTTGGAGGAGGAAAAATGGATATTTTTAGCAACTCAGTTCTAATTGGCAATGGTGTTTTGTTTGGCAATCTTTATAGTCTCAATTTGCATCATGGTCCTTTATGTGATTCATCTTCTATTAATTCTGTTGTTGGTTGTAAGCGTGCTAGAATGAATTTGAGTTCTTCCATgttgtggcacaaacgcctaggtcatatttcTAGGCAAAGATTAAAGAGATTGGTTAGAGATGGTGTGCTTTCTAATCTTGATTTCTTAGACTTAAGACTTGTGTTGTTTGCTTAAAAGGGAAGATGACGTCAAAGACCAAAAAGAAGAGGATTGATAGGTCTGGAAGTACTTTAAACTTGATccacacatatatatatgtggTCCTTTGACACCAACTGCTTTAAggggttataaatatttcatcacttttattgatgatttctctATATATggttatgttgaactaatccatGAGAAATCTGACTCCCTAAACGTGTTTAAGGCCTTTAAGGCTAATGTGGAGTTGTAGTTGGGAAAGCTCATTAAAGTTATCAAGTCTAATAGAGGTGGTGACTATTATGGGAGATATGATGAGACTGGACGAAATCCTGGACCATTCACTAAGTTTCTGTTGGAATGTGGCATTGATGCTAGATATACAATGCTAgacactcctcaacaaaatggggttgcagaAAGAAGGAATCACACATTGTTGGATATGGTAAGGTGCATGTTGTCTAATTCCTTCTTACCAGAATTTCTATGGGGTAAAGCCTTAAGGACTGCgacatatattttgaatcaagtgccCAGTAAGTCTGTGCCTAAGACACCTTATGAGCTATGATCAAGGAAGAAACCGAGCCTTCACCATTTCCATGTTTGGGGATGTAAGGCTGAGATTAGGCCATATAACCTACAGTTAAAGAAATTTGATCCTAAAACCATTAGTGGTTTCTTTGTTGGCTATTGCATTGGATCAAGGGGTTCCAGattttattgtccatctcataCCACTAGGATCATTGAGTCAGATAGGGTTGTATACTTTGAAGATGAAGTTAATATTGATCCCAATTTTATGCCTCATGAGATACCTTTTGGAGAAGAGCATGTTATAATTCCTTTTCCCACATCTCATGTTCCAAATGTGGATGTTCCTATTGTCCAACAACCAACCACTAATCAAAGAGAGAATGGTGATCAAGTGGAACCTGGCATTCCTGTAGATGATACTATTGTTGATGGGATTACTTTGAGAAGATCACAGAGGGTTCGTAGGCCGGCTATTTCAAATGACTACATGATTTATTTGCAGGAGCATGAGTATGATGGATATGATGTTTCTGATCCAGTCACTTATCAAGAAGCAATTCATTGTGCTCAATTCACTTCTTGGAAAGAAGCCATGAATGATGAAATGAACTCTATGTATATGAAtggtgtttgggatttggtCGAATTGCCACATGGTTGTAAACTAGTTGGGTGCAAGTGGGTCTTTAAGACCAAATGTGATTTTAGTAGGCAAATAGAGAGATATAAAGCTAGGCTTGTGGTTAAAGGTTATAGTCAAAGAGAATgaattgattttaaagaaaCCTTCTCACCTATGTCGACCAAGGACTCTTTTGGAGTGATTATGGCcatagtagctcattttgatttggagCTACATAAGATGGATGTCAAAACAGCTTTCTTGAATGGTGATCTGGATGAGGACGTGTATATGGAATAGCCTACTGGTTTTGCAGAAGTTGGAAAGGAAGATTTAGTTTGCAAGCTCAATAAGTCAATTTATGGACTTAAATAGGCTTTGAGGCAGTGGTATCTGAAGTTTGATAGGATTATcacccaaaatggttttaaagatAATGCAGTTGACAGATGCATATATTTGAGGGTCAGTAGgagtagttacatatttcttgttttatatgttgatgatatactactTGCATCAAATGATTCTaacttgttgattgagacaaagcacatgttgtcaacccattttgacatgaaggatttTGGTGAGGCTTCTTATGTTTTGGGCATAAAGATTCTTTGTGATAGAGCTAATGGGGtgcttaaattgtctcaaagaacctatattgagaaaatattgaaaaggtTCAATATGCACAACTGTAGTTTTACTAAAGCGCCAATTGTGAAGGGTGATAAGTTTTCAAAGGCTTAgtgtcctcaaaatgatgatgagagagaggaaatgagaaccattccttattcatctTTGGTTGGCAGccttatgtatgctcaagtatgtacacgccctgatattgtttttgttgtgggcatgttgggaaggtacttgAGCAATCCTGAGAGTCAACATTGGAAAGTTGCTAAGAAGGTCCTTAGGTATTTGCAAGCAACTAAGGACTTAATGTTGACATATCGGCGCATCAACATACTTGATGTAGTtgggttttgtgatgctgattttgctagctgcatagatgataagaaatccacTACGAGCTATATTTTTGTGATGACAAGAGGAATtgtatcttggaaaagtgtcaagCAGATGCTTACAACATCCTCAACTATGGAGGCAGAGTAtgtggcatgttatgaggcttGTTCTCATGCTTTTATGGATGCGGAATTTTATTTCAGCTTTGAGAGTTGTTAACTCCATTTCTAGACcgttgaaattattttgtgataattccgCAGTTGTTGCTTTCTCTAAGAACACTAGGAGTGTTTCTCActccaaacatattgatgtaaagttctattttgtttaggagaaagtggcagagtctcttattgatattgaaTACATGTCCACAAAAGGTATGTTGGCGGATCCACTAACAAAAGGCTTGCCCATAGTTGTGTTTCAggaacatgtatctcaaatggggttgttggGAGCCTAGGTTGCATTAAGTTAGTGGGAGCCATTTTTGGTATTGTAATGTTATGCTATTATTGGAAGGATTGTTATTATTGTATATTTCCCTATGAATCAAGCAATGAAGTATgtatgattgcttttgattatttgttttgatgagattctatgggacattgatttatgattatgtatatgttgtgatgtttgattatatagtccaagtgggagaattgttggaatttttatgtgtggacttacataatcaatgtgataatgccataaatcaatattattttaatttttgaattgtaGTCCATAATGGGGCTGGACAcattattgcttgattttttatgggctcaccctaattcacttgattggcccattaagtcaagtgatCCAAATTGTGTGTGTGTAATATGTGGTATAtatgaattattaatttatatatatatatatatatatatatatatatacacacacacataaggGAAAAAAACAGGGTTTCTGTTATGTTCTATTCTGTTATGTTTTCTCCTAAGGACTGAAAAGAGCATGTATTGCACGAACTCTTCAGAGCACACACAAGAACTGAATTTTGGGTGTAGAAAAGGGAAGAGCCCATTGAACCCGGATTTTTCACTCCATCACGAACTAAGCGTATCATTGAACACCAGTGGAGCACAAGAATGACTTTCTATGGGATCAATCAAGGTAACCATTTCATAATTCCCAATTTTTACTGCATGCTTTAATGTCTATATGAGATCCTATgtggttttttaaaattttcaaaagtaatgTATTTGTACTTTTAGTATTATGTTATATATTCAATACATAAGTATCCTATCTATAATTTacgtctttttttttctaattattattattattattattattattattattattattattattattattattattatggttaacctatcaaataagaataatattaacactaatacatataaataatataataattaattataaattattttttcattttattattacaaatataaagttattatattttttattaaatagatttcataaattttgaaatgtttaattttgcaatataattattaatagcaatcatttttataagaaaaatcataaactttgaaaaaaaaatgtcttctaAGGTTAATTATAGTAAAGAGAATTTTAAGGAGCATAAGACAGTTATTCACAagtgtttgtttaaaaaaaaaattaaattaagttacgtcttaatatattatatattttaaatattaatattataaaataaatgtatttttgtGGTACCTCTAAGTTGGATATAATATTAGttctattaataatataaaactaacatcataaatattaatattaatgaaGTGTTtaggataataataatttaattagtctTATAGTATCATaaagcataaaaataaaaatgaaaataaaaagaataatttttttaataaagtttacaagttttaagaattaaaaataaaaaaaataaaaatgattttcttgggttttttaagtaataataaaaatataataatattatttttaatataatattaaaattaaaggtaaagttaaatgagaataaaaagaagaaaaaaaggaaaaaaaaaaggtataattgaaaatatgaagtggtaaatttttcaaaaagactTGATAAGAATTTGTATAGATAACGAACCTTTTAAGTCATTATCGACTTCCCGACCTATAGGATAACTCTCCCAATTATTTTTGCCTTTGGGAATAAATGGCGCCGTTGATTATTACACATGTTGCTTTTTTTGGGCCCCACACCCAAAGACTTAAACACCCTCGGGAGCACAGAGTCATGCGCCAACAAAACAAAACGCTTTCACATGATTTCGTATCTCGGTTTGTCTCACTTTGCCTCTTTCAGAGTCGATTATAAATATAGCATCATTCGATCAAGTTTCCTCTGGGCAATATAGTATTTGATTATATCTTTGTTTATCAACTGCTAATGCTGTTGAGAGCACAAAATTGACCAAGGGGAAACCAAGGATAAAAGAAGTAATCAAAAGTTCCTTGGAAAGTATGCCCCGCCGCGGTAGGAGCTCACCCAGAGTTGATCGAAATGCATTAGAAAGAGACCGAAGACAGTACATGAAAGAACTATCTTCTAGGCTTGGTTTCCTCCTTCCTCCTCCACTCTCCAAGGTTTGTACGCTACTGTATTCATTTTTCCTcgttctctttttctctcttcattGTGAAGTACTAATGAAGTTAGGGCATGTGGGCATGCATGGATCGATACATATATAGCGGTCGTTACCTGAGTTGTTGGATCAAGCCACCACTCATGTAAAGCAATTGGGACAAAGGGTAGAGATGCTGAAGCAAAAGAAGCAACTACTTGAAGGCAGTGATACTGATGATCAGATAACTGGTATCAGAGATCAAATGATGAGTGACTCATGGTCACCTGTTCTCACAGTGAGAGATTTGGGTTCTATGTTAGAGGTGTGCGTGAAGAGTGGGTCAAACAAGAAGTTCATGTTGCATCAAGTAATCCAAGTTCTTGTGGAAGAAGCAGCTCAGGTTGTAGCTCTTAGCTACTCCAATGTTGGGGATAGGATCTTCTATACGATTAACGCTGAGGTACACATATCAATTGAGAAACCCTTTTTATGTTCATACTAATTAATATGCTCCTGCAGGATAGTTAGTTTAGTTTATTCAGTTCATGATCCAATCTGAGTCTTTTTTACCAGTATTAAGTATTAACATCAATGACTTAATCGTGTACTGTTGCAGGCTGTTAGTCCTAGAATTGGCATAGAGACTTCAAGGGTGCATGAAAGATTGAAGGAACTGATtttttgaagtacttgctaggCTTTGCCTTCAAGCAAGATAGCATGCATGATTAACGTTTTACCTTTTTCGTCTGTTTGGCGGAAATATTACACATCGCAGAATCTCTTAGTTGTCCCGGTCCTCTATATGGACCCAATGAATTTGTATGGTATCTCCACTTCTTCTCAATCTaattaagagaaatatttttggtATTTATTATTTGGGATAGCTTTTCCACTTGAAATAAGGCACTCCACCTTCGCCATGCACATCGATGAAAAGTAAGGTATGTAGTGAAAATGAAGTAGGGAAAACAATATTATTGGAGGCGCATAAAATCAGACCACCTCCACCGACTGTCAAAGGCACCACCCTCCCAACAACTCATAATCTTGGTCAACCTAATAACTTGTTCCAAAAGAAAGAGGGTGtgacaaataaaaattgataacaCCAGGCCTAGGGTAGTGATAAGGCTTGTAGAATGAACTGTAGCAATGTGGAAAGTAGGCAAGAAAaattcttgtttatttatttgttttaaataaatataatttattatattttattcatatttaattctaattaaccaattatatttatattaaatatagtaccaattgttttaatgaaatttaaaaaatatgtatttttagatcaaattagaaatatcaattatttaatttcatatattattattttttaaataataagataattttatttaaa contains these protein-coding regions:
- the LOC104880037 gene encoding transcription factor bHLH168; this translates as MLKQKKQLLEGSDTDDQITGIRDQMMSDSWSPVLTVRDLGSMLEVCVKSGSNKKFMLHQVIQVLVEEAAQVVALSYSNVGDRIFYTINAEAVSPRIGIETSRVHERLKELIF